One window of Nostoc sp. C052 genomic DNA carries:
- a CDS encoding nicotinate phosphoribosyltransferase, which yields MTTLPDLNYVHKQQSQQNQELNLSVDDYSLLTDLYQLTMAACYTGEGIEQRRASFELSVRRLPEGFGYLIAMGLTQALEYLAKIRFSLAQIAALQATGIFAHAGDRFWSLLAEGKFTGDVWAVPEGTAVFANQPLLRVEAPLWQAQLVETYLLNTINYQTLIATKAARLRDIAGESATLLEFGTRRAFSPQGSLWAARAALAGGLDSTSNVLAALQLGQQPSGTMAHALVMALSAIEGTEEQAFSAFHRYFPGAPLLIDTYDTVAAAERLAEKVNSGEMQLTGVRLDSGDLVTLSKQVRSLLPGVPIFASGDLDEWEIARLKAAGAQIDGYGLGTRLVTGSPVNGVYKLVDIDGIPVMKQSSGKLTYPGRKQIFRSFRGGKVKADRLGLLGEIPLNEEPLLQLVVQEGERVQPLESLATIRQRTAASVASLPQETRRLDHPVAMQVEISAALQELTEETKKRTAEALSTQR from the coding sequence ATGACAACTTTGCCAGATTTGAATTATGTACATAAACAGCAAAGCCAGCAGAACCAGGAATTGAACCTTTCTGTGGATGACTACAGCTTGCTGACCGATCTTTATCAGTTGACGATGGCAGCTTGTTACACAGGCGAAGGTATAGAACAACGGCGGGCAAGTTTTGAATTGTCTGTCAGGCGATTGCCAGAGGGTTTTGGTTATTTAATTGCAATGGGGCTAACGCAGGCATTGGAATATTTAGCCAAAATCCGCTTTAGTTTGGCGCAAATTGCGGCATTACAAGCAACGGGAATTTTCGCTCACGCAGGTGATCGCTTTTGGTCACTTTTAGCTGAGGGAAAGTTTACGGGTGATGTTTGGGCAGTACCAGAAGGGACAGCTGTGTTTGCCAATCAACCACTGTTGCGGGTGGAAGCACCCCTGTGGCAAGCGCAACTAGTGGAAACTTACCTTTTAAATACGATTAATTACCAGACTTTGATTGCCACAAAAGCAGCCCGGTTGCGGGATATTGCGGGGGAATCAGCAACACTTTTAGAATTTGGCACAAGACGAGCATTTAGTCCCCAAGGGTCTTTGTGGGCGGCGCGGGCGGCTTTGGCAGGTGGTTTAGATTCCACCTCCAATGTGTTAGCAGCGCTACAACTAGGACAACAACCAAGTGGTACGATGGCACACGCCCTGGTGATGGCGTTGTCAGCAATAGAAGGCACTGAAGAACAAGCCTTTAGTGCATTTCATCGATATTTTCCGGGTGCGCCGTTGCTGATTGATACTTATGATACCGTTGCTGCTGCCGAGCGCTTGGCCGAAAAAGTAAATTCCGGCGAAATGCAATTAACAGGTGTGCGATTGGACTCAGGAGATTTAGTTACCTTATCAAAACAGGTGCGATCGCTCCTTCCCGGTGTGCCAATTTTTGCCAGTGGCGACTTGGATGAGTGGGAAATTGCCAGATTAAAAGCTGCTGGGGCGCAAATTGATGGTTACGGACTGGGAACGCGATTAGTTACAGGTTCGCCTGTAAATGGAGTCTATAAACTTGTAGACATTGATGGCATCCCAGTGATGAAGCAGTCTAGTGGTAAGCTTACTTATCCAGGACGCAAGCAGATTTTTCGCTCGTTTAGGGGAGGTAAGGTAAAAGCAGACAGGTTGGGACTCTTAGGTGAAATTCCTTTGAACGAAGAACCTTTGTTGCAGTTAGTAGTGCAAGAAGGTGAACGGGTGCAGCCGTTGGAGTCGTTGGCAACAATTCGTCAGCGTACAGCAGCCTCAGTTGCCAGTTTGCCACAGGAAACACGGCGTTTGGATCATCCTGTCGCCATGCAAGTGGAAATTTCTGCTGCACTGCAAGAGTTAACGGAGGAAACTAAGAAACGAACCGCAGAGGCGCTAAGTACACAGAGGTAA
- a CDS encoding nicotinate-nucleotide adenylyltransferase, with product MRVALFGTSADPPTAGHQKILSWLSERYDWVAVWAADNPFKSHQTPLEHRAAMLRLLIADIDAPRHNIALEQELSSFRTLETVEKAKVIWGEDAELTMIIGSDLLSQLPRWYRIEDLLQEVQLLIVPRPGYAIDESSSEVVQKLGGKIAIASLTGLDVSSTAYREHGDSQALIAPVVAYINREHLYECQDVHKKRYQLR from the coding sequence ATGAGAGTTGCTTTGTTTGGTACTAGTGCCGATCCACCAACTGCGGGACATCAAAAAATTCTGAGTTGGTTGTCTGAGCGTTATGATTGGGTAGCGGTTTGGGCGGCGGATAATCCGTTTAAGTCTCATCAAACACCCTTAGAACATCGGGCGGCAATGTTACGATTGTTGATTGCGGATATAGACGCGCCAAGGCACAATATTGCTTTGGAACAAGAATTGAGTAGCTTCCGAACGCTGGAAACAGTCGAAAAAGCGAAGGTTATTTGGGGTGAGGATGCTGAATTAACAATGATCATTGGTTCAGATTTACTGAGTCAGCTACCACGTTGGTATCGCATTGAAGATTTGTTACAGGAAGTGCAACTACTGATTGTACCGCGACCCGGATATGCAATAGATGAATCTAGTTCAGAGGTAGTGCAAAAGCTGGGAGGGAAAATTGCGATCGCTAGTCTGACCGGTCTAGATGTTTCCTCAACAGCGTACCGCGAACATGGAGATTCTCAAGCCCTCATAGCCCCTGTAGTTGCCTATATTAATCGAGAGCATTTGTACGAATGCCAGGACGTTCACAAAAAAAGATACCAACTCCGTTAA